A genome region from Rhinopithecus roxellana isolate Shanxi Qingling chromosome 10, ASM756505v1, whole genome shotgun sequence includes the following:
- the WNT1 gene encoding proto-oncogene Wnt-1 has protein sequence MGLWALLPGWVSATLLLALAALPAALAANSSGRWWGIVNVASSTNLLTDSKSLQLVLEPSLQLLSRKQRRLIRQNPGILHSVSGGLQSAVRECKWQFRNRRWNCPTAPGPHLFGKIVNRGCRETAFIFAITSAGVTHSVARSCSEGSIESCTCDYRRRGPGGPDWHWGGCSDNIDFGRLFGREFVDSGEKGRDLRFLMNLHNNEAGRTTVFSEMRQECKCHGMSGSCTVRTCWMRLPTLRAVGDVLRDRFDGASRVLYGNRGSNRASRAELLRLEPEDPAHKPPSPHDLVYFEKSPNFCTYSGRLGTAGTAGRACNSSSPALDGCELLCCGRGHRTRTQRVTERCNCTFHWCCHVSCRNCTHTRVLHECL, from the exons ATGGGGCTCTGGGCGCTGTTGCCTGGCTGGGTTTCTGCTACGCTGCTACTGGCGCTGGCCGCTCTGCCCGCAGCTCTGGCTGCCAACAGCAGTGGCCGATGGTG GGGTATTGTGAACGTAGCCTCCTCCACGAACCTGCTGACGGACTCCAAGAGTCTGCAACTGGTACTCGAGCCCAGTCTGCAGCTGTTGAGCCGCAAACAGCGGCGTCTGATACGCCAAAATCCGGGGATCCTGCACAGCGTGAGTGGGGGGCTACAGAGTGCCGTGCGCGAGTGCAAGTGGCAGTTCCGGAATCGCCGCTGGAACTGTCCCACTGCTCCAGGGCCCCACCTCTTCGGCAAGATCGTCAACCGAG GCTGTCGAGAAACGGCGTTTATCTTCGCTATCACCTCCGCCGGGGTTACCCATTCGGTGGCGCGCTCCTGCTCAGAGGGTTCCATCGAATCCTGCACGTGTGACTACCGGCGGCGCGGCCCCGGGGGCCCCGACTGGCACTGGGGGGGCTGCAGCGACAACATTGACTTCGGCCGCCTCTTCGGCCGGGAGTTCGTGGACTCCGGGGAGAAGGGGCGGGACCTGCGCTTCCTCATGAACCTTCACAACAACGAGGCTGGCCGTACG ACTGTATTCTCCGAGATGCGCCAGGAGTGCAAGTGCCACGGGATGTCCGGTTCCTGCACGGTGCGCACGTGCTGGATGCGGCTGCCCACGCTGCGCGCCGTGGGCGATGTGCTGCGCGACCGCTTCGACGGCGCCTCGCGCGTCCTCTACGGCAACCGCGGCAGCAACCGCGCTTCGCGGGCGGAGCTGCTGCGCCTGGAGCCGGAAGACCCGGCCCACAAACCGCCCTCCCCCCACGACCTCGTATACTTCGAGAAATCGCCCAACTTCTGCACGTACAGCGGACGCCTGGGTACAGCGGGCACGGCAGGGCGCGCCTGTAACAGCTCGTCGCCCGCGCTGGACGGCTGCGAGCTGCTCTGCTGCGGCAGGGGCCACCGCACGCGCACGCAGCGCGTCACCGAGCGCTGTAACTGCACCTTCCACTGGTGCTGCCACGTCAGCTGCCGCAACTGCACGCACACGCGCGTACTGCACGAGTGTCTGTGA
- the WNT10B gene encoding protein Wnt-10b codes for MPEEPRPRPPPSGLAGLLFLALCSRALSNEILGLKLPGEPPLTANTVCLTLSGLSKRQLGLCLRNPDVTASALQGLHIAVHECQHQLRDQRWNCSALEGGGRLPHHSAILKRGFRESAFSFSMLAAGVMHAVATACSLGKLVSCGCGWKGSGEQDRLRAKLLQLQALSRGKSFPHSLPSPGPGSGSSPGPQDTWEWGGCNHDMDFGEKFSRDFLDSREAPRDIQARMRIHNNRVGRQVVTENLKRKCKCHGTSGSCQFKTCWRAAPEFRAVGAALRERLGRAIFIDTHNRNSGAFQPRLRPRRLSGELVYFEKSPDFCERDPTMGSPGTRGRACNKTSHLLDGCGSLCCGRGHNVLRQTRVERCHCRFHWCCYVLCDECKVTEWVNVCK; via the exons ATGCCGGAGGAGCCCCGGCCGCGGCCTCCGCCCTCGGGCCTCGCGGGTCTCCTGTTCCTGGCGTTGTGCAGTCG GGCTCTAAGCAATGAGATTCTGGGCCTGAAGTTGCCTGGCGAACCGCCGCTGACGGCCAACACCGTGTGCTTGACGCTGTCCGGCCTGAGCAAGCGGCAGCTAGGCCTGTGCTTGCGCAACCCCGACGTGACGGCGTCGGCGCTTCAGGGTCTGCACATCGCGGTCCACGAGTGTCAGCACCAGCTGCGCGACCAGCGCTGGAACTGCTCAGCGCTCGAGGGCGGTGGCCGCCTGCCGCACCACAGCGCCATCCTCAAGCGCG GTTTCCGAGAAAGTGCTTTTTCCTTCTCCATGCTGGCTGCTGGGGTCATGCACGCAGTAGCCActgcctgcagcctgggcaagctggtgagctgtggctgtggctggaaGGGCAGTGGTGAGCAGGATCGGCTGAGGGCCAAActgctgcagctgcaggcatTGTCCCGAGGCAAGAGTTTCCCCCACTCTCtgcccagccctggccctggctCAGGCTCCAGCCCTGGCCCCCAGGACACATGGGAATGGGGTGGCTGTAACCATGACATGGACTTTGGAGAGAAGTTCTCTCGGGATTTCTTGGATTCCAGGGAAGCTCCCCGGGACATCCAGGCACGAATGCGAATCCACAACAACAGGGTAGGGCGCCAG GTGGTAACTGAAAACCTGAAGCGGAAATGCAAGTGTCATGGCACGTCAGGCAGCTGCCAGTTCAAGACATGCTGGAGGGCGGCCCCAGAGTTCCGGGCAGTGGGGGCGGCGTTGAGGGAGCGGCTGGGCCGGGCCATCTTCATCGATACCCACAACCGCAATTCTGGAGCCTTCCAGCCCCGTCTGCGTCCTCGTCGCCTCTCAGGAGAGCTGGTCTACTTTGAGAAGTCTCCTGACTTCTGTGAGCGAGACCCCACTATGGGCTCCCCAGGGACAAGGGGCCGGGCCTGCAACAAGACCAGCCACCTGTTGGATGGCTGTGGCAGCCTGTGCTGTGGCCGTGGGCACAACGTGCTCCGGCAGACACGAGTTGAGCGCTGCCATTGCCGCTTCCACTGGTGCTGCTATGTGCTGTGTGATGAGTGCAAGGTTACAGAGTGGGTGAATGTGTGTAAGTAA
- the DDN gene encoding dendrin, with amino-acid sequence MLDGPLFSEGPDSPRELQDEESGSCLWVQKSKLLVIEVKTISCHYSRRAPSRQPMDFQANHWARGFQNRTCGPRPGSPQPPPRRPWASRVLQEATNWRAGPLAEVRAREQEKRKAASQEREAKETERKRRKAGGARRSPPGRPRPEPRNAPRAAQPAGLPAPLRPERLAPVGRAPRPSAQPQSDPGSAWAGPWGGRRPGPPSYEAHLLLRGSAGTAPRRRWDRPPPYVAPPSYEGPHRTLGTKRGPGHSQVPTSSAPPPTPARTEGGRTKKRLDPRIYRDVLGAWGLRQGQGLLGGSPGCGAARARPEPGKGVVEKSLGLAAADLNSGSDSHPQATVTGSAGTETTPAGSATAAHSAPRPAPRSRHHLKGSREGKEGKEQIWFPKCWIPSPKKQPPRHSQTLPRPWAPGGTGWRESLGLGEGAGPETLEGWKATRRAHTLPRSSQGPSRGEGVFVIDATCVVIRSQYVPTPRTQQVQLLPSGVTRMVGESASQSKPGKEESEGATVFPSPCQKRLSNSRLLHQPGRGREGEAEGGRPGDSSLEERTSRILGLPAPEVSLRDAPTQPGSPEHQALGPGASGAQGRAEGSEVAVVQRRAGRGWARTPGPYAGALREAVSRIRRHTAPDSDTDEAEELSVHSGSSDGSDTEAPGASWRNERTLPGVGNSSPEEDGKTAELSDSVGEILDVISQTEEVLFGVRDIRGTQQGNRKRQ; translated from the exons atgCTGGATGGCCCACTGTTCTCCGAGGGGCCTGACAGCCCCCGGGAGCTCCAGGATGAGGAGTCTGGCAGCTGCCTCTGGGTGCAGAAGTCCAAGCTATTGGTGATAGAAGTGAAGACTATTTCCTGTCATTATAGTCGCCGCGCCCCTTCTCGACAGCCCATGGACTTCCAGGCCAACCACTGGGCTCGCGGGTTCCAGAACCGCAC GTGTGGGCCGCGCCCGGGATCCCCACAGCCGCCGCCCCGCCGGCCCTGGGCCTCCAGGGTGCTGCAGGAGGCGACCAACTGGCGGGCGGGGCCCCTGGCCGAGGTCCGAGCTCGggagcaagagaaaaggaaagcgGCGTCGCAGGAGCGGGAGGCCAAGGAGACCGAGCGAAAAAGGCGCAAGGCTGGTGGGGCCCGACGGAGCCCCCCGGGTCGGCCCCGCCCGGAGCCCCGCAACGCCCCTCGGGCAGCCCAGCCGGCAGGGCTCCCTGCTCCCTTGCGGCCCGAGCGCCTGGCGCCGGTGGGGCGAGCGCCCCGTCCATCCGCGCAGCCGCAGAGCGACCCAGGGTCGGCGTGGGCGGGGCCCTGGGGAGGTCGGCGGCCCGGGCCCCCAAGCTACGAGGCTCACCTGCTGCTGAGAGGTTCTGCCGGGACCGCCCCGCGACGCCGCTGGGACCGGCCGCCACCCTACGTGGCTCCACCTTCTTACGAAGGCCCCCATAGGACCTTGGGGACTAAGAGAGGCCCAGGACACTCCCAGGTGCCCACTTCATCAGCCCCACCTCCGACTCCGGCCAGGACAGAGGGAGGGCGCACAAAGAAGAGGCTGGATCCTCGGATCTACCGGGACGTCCTCGGGGCTTGGGGTCTCCGACAGGGGCAAGGTCTCTTGGGGGGATCCCCAGGCTGTGGAGCGGCCAGAGCAAGGCCAGAGCCCGGCAAGGGGGTCGTGGAGAAAAGCCTGGGGCTGGCTGCTGCTGACCTGAACAGTGGTAGCGACAGCCATCCCCAAGCCACAGTTACAGGGAGCGCAGGCACCGAGACAACTCCTGCGGGGTCTGCAACTGCAGCTCACAGTGCCCCGCGTCCCGCTCCCAGATCCAGGCACCACCTCAAGGGCtcgagggaagggaaagaaggaaaagaacagaTCTGGTTCCCCAAATGCTGGATTCCCTCCCCTAAAAAACAGCCGCCCCGCCATAGCCAGACACTCCCCAGACCCTGGGCTCCCGGAGGCACCGGATGGAGAGAATCCCTAGGTCTTGGAGAGGGGGCAGGACCGGAGACACTGGAGGGTTGGAAGGCGACCCGCCGTGCCCACACCTTGCCCCGCAGTTCCCAGGGCCCGTCCCGTGGGGAAGGAGTCTTTGTCATTGACGCCACGTGCGTAGTGATACGATCCCAATATGTTCCAACCCCCCGAACCCAGCAGGTGCAGCTTTTGCCCTCTGGGGTGACACGCATGGTCGGGGAATCCGCCAGCCAATCGAAGCCCGGCAAGGAGGAGAGTGAAGGGGCCACGGTCTTTCCTTCCCCTTGCCAAAAGCGGCTGTCGAACAGTCGCCTTTTACACCAGCCCGGCAGGGGCCGCGAGGGCGAAGCTGAGGGCGGGAGGCCGGGGGACTCCTCACTGGAGGAGCGCACCTCCCGCATCTTGGGGCTCCCGGCCCCGGAAGTAAGCCTGCGGGACGCCCCCACGCAGCCAGGTAGCCCAGAGCACCAAGCCTTAGGCCCAGGAGCTTCGGGAGCCCAGGGCAGGGCCGAGGGCTCGGAAGTGGCGGTGGTCCAGCGGCGCGCGGGCCGGGGCTGGGCGCGGACCCCAGGGCCCTACGCCGGGGCCCTGCGAGAAGCCGTGTCCCGTATCCGCCGCCACACCGCCCCTGACTCGGACACGGACGAAGCTGAGGAGCTTAGCGTCCATAGCGGCTCCTCAGATGGAAGCGACACAGAAGCCCCGGGCGCCTCCTGGCGGAATGAGAGGACCCTGCCCGGGGTTGGAAACAGTTCGCCGGAGGAAGATGGGAAGACAGCGGAACTGAGCGACAGTGTCGGGGAGATCCTAGATGTCATAAGCCAAACCGAGGAGGTCCTCTTCGGGGTGAGGGACATCAGGGGGACCCAACAGGGAAATAGGAAGAGGCAGTGA